DNA from Candidatus Thermoplasmatota archaeon:
CGTGCATTCCCCGGTCAAAAGCGAAGTACTCCGCCACTGTCAAAGCCATTTTTGGAGCGATAAGCCGTTCTATTGCGGGGTCATCTGCGGGGTTTAGAAAAAGAACGCTCCGCTCTATCGCCCCCGTTTCCTCAAAATCGTGCATGAAGAAATCCGCCTCTTCGGCCGTTATTCCCATGGCACAGAAAACCACCGCAAAATTTTCCTGTCCGCGAACTTTTGCCTGTCTTGCCACCTGGGCAGCAATTATGTTATGCGGAAGGCCGGAGCCTGAAAAAATCGGAAGCTTCTGCCCTCTAACAAGTGTGTTCATTCCGTCTATGGTGGATACGCCCGTCTGTATCGGGTCTCTGGGATATTCTCTCGCAGATGGATTGATGGGAGAACCATTGACATCCCTCATTTCATCTGGTATTGACAGAGGGGAACCATCTATCGGGTTTCCGACTCCGTCAAAAATACGACCCATCATGTCAATCGTAATCCCAATCTCCATCGGCTTGCCTGTAAATTGAACTGATGTGCTTTTAGTATCGAGCCCTCGAGTCCCTTCAAAAACCTGTATAACAGCTTTACCTTCTCCTACCTCGAGAACCTGCCCGAGCCTTTTCTCACCTTCAGATGTTTTTATTTTAACAACTTCACCGTATCCAACGTCCTTCACTCCTTCAACGATCATGAGCGGACCAGATACCTCGCTTACCGTCGTGTAAACAATTCCTTCCATTCTTCTCACTCCTGATATATTTCAAATTTATAAACTTTAACCTTGTCCCTCTGGAATTTATGGAATATCGGAATAACTCTTCCCTCTTTTCATGATTTCAATTATTTTAACCTCCTTTCCTTTTGCCAGGTAAATTATTCTGTAATCGCCTACCTTAATCCTGTATTTTAACGGCTTTGTTCCCATAGGGGGTTTAATATCTGCTTCTGCTCTTGCTCTGTATGGATTTTCTTTTAAATTTTGTATAACACCTTTTCCTCAATTTTGGATTTAATTCATGAAATGTTTTAGAAACAAAAATTTTGTACATTATAACTCTCCAAATGGTATGAATTTGTCTTCTTCCAGTATTTTGTTCCATCTCTCGTCTAACTTTTTCCATGCAGCATCACTAATAAGTCTTCGCACAATTTCATCATATGTTTCTCCTTCAGAATGCATCTCTTTCAGTATTTTCTTCGTTTCATGCAACACAGACATTGTCGCATTTCCTGAAAGTTATAGCCCCCATTGTATCTATAAAGTTTTTGCAGATCTTGCAGGAGAAACAAAACACCCAAGAGCAATTATTACTGCTGTATATTCTCTGGCAGTGCAAAGTAAGCCATGATTTCATATATGCCTGCTACCACAAAAATGAAAAACCCAAAAATGCCAAACCCAGAGTATACTATGAAAAGTACATGCTTTATCTGAATGGCTGTGAGCATACTCATTATTATGGGGAGGAAAAACCCTGTCACTATTGCATAAATTATGGAAGCAATCACATAAAAAGTCCAGCCTTTCTGAATTTGTCAATATTTGTG
Protein-coding regions in this window:
- a CDS encoding type II toxin-antitoxin system RelE/ParE family toxin yields the protein MQNLKENPYRARAEADIKPPMGTKPLKYRIKVGDYRIIYLAKGKEVKIIEIMKRGKSYSDIP
- a CDS encoding V-type ATP synthase subunit B, translated to MEGIVYTTVSEVSGPLMIVEGVKDVGYGEVVKIKTSEGEKRLGQVLEVGEGKAVIQVFEGTRGLDTKSTSVQFTGKPMEIGITIDMMGRIFDGVGNPIDGSPLSIPDEMRDVNGSPINPSAREYPRDPIQTGVSTIDGMNTLVRGQKLPIFSGSGLPHNIIAAQVARQAKVRGQENFAVVFCAMGITAEEADFFMHDFEETGAIERSVLFLNPADDPAIERLIAPKMALTVAEYFAFDRGMHVLVILTDMTNYAEALREIAAAREEVPGRRGYPGYMYTDLAQIYERAGRIQGREGSITQIPILTMPDDDITHPIPDLTGYITEGQIVLSRELQNKGIYPPIAVLPALSRLMAEGIGEKRTREDHHQLSNQLYSAYAEGRDLRDLVAVVGEEALTERDKQYLNFSDAFEEKFVTQGNEEDRSFEETLNLGWELLSMIPKDELKKIDEKYIEKYYPK